ATATTTTTCAGAGGGCTTGGTAATAGGCACGGAGAAGTTTGTAAAAGAGGCGCTTGCCGCGCTAAGGGAGAAGCTTGGGCTTAAGCGCAGGCGGCGCAAAAATGCGATACCAATTCAGCAAGCAAAAATATCGGCTTACTAAGATTTACCAGTCTCTAGGTTTAGCCAGGATCTCGCGCACCTTTAAGCTGAACATTTTGTTTGAGGGCATGGCTTTGATAATGGCTACGGTGTCTGCGCCGCGTGCGGTCCCAGCTACGGTTATAACGTCCTCTGGAGGCACAAGCCCAGCATCACAAGCCATTAGAGCTATCTCTACGCATACCTTTATCCCCTGCCCAAAAAGACGCAAGGTATTGGCTATTAAGTCTTGCTGAGAATATTGTTGTAGCTCACGAATAGCGGTGCCTATGCTTCGCAGCACCATGGTACCAGTATAAACTTTTGCCCCCAAGGATTCGATTTTTGCCCGTGTTTCAGGGGACATTTCTAATTTGCCGGGTTCCCGAAAACCAACGTTGTGCGTAACAACGATTAAATTCGCCCCCTTACCTTTAAAAAGCTCTGCCGCTTTAAGGCCTGTATCTCCAAAGGTAGAAGCAACAATAACGTGCTTGATACTCCTTTTTTCAAAGGCATCATAGGCAATTTTTAATGCCTGATCAGTATTTTCACGGCCTGCTTTTTCGAAATAAATAGCCAACCTATACTCCTACAAAATTTTTATTGTAGAGGCGATAATAAGGAATTACCGCCAAAACAATAAGACAGTCAAGCTCAATTTTGAATCCTAAAAGATATTCTCCAAAACGAACCTTCCAATATTTGCTTCCCGGACCGCGCACAGGCTTGGCATACAAATGAGGCCTAACAGCAAGTTTTTCTTTAATAAAGTTGATAAGAGCCTCTTTAAAACCGGGATTTAAAGCAGGAAAGTCTTTCTC
The nucleotide sequence above comes from Thermodesulfatator atlanticus DSM 21156. Encoded proteins:
- a CDS encoding pyruvate kinase alpha/beta domain-containing protein, giving the protein MAIYFEKAGRENTDQALKIAYDAFEKRSIKHVIVASTFGDTGLKAAELFKGKGANLIVVTHNVGFREPGKLEMSPETRAKIESLGAKVYTGTMVLRSIGTAIRELQQYSQQDLIANTLRLFGQGIKVCVEIALMACDAGLVPPEDVITVAGTARGADTVAIIKAMPSNKMFSLKVREILAKPRDW
- a CDS encoding type II toxin-antitoxin system RelE family toxin produces the protein MTQKTFKVKISQDVLEKDFPALNPGFKEALINFIKEKLAVRPHLYAKPVRGPGSKYWKVRFGEYLLGFKIELDCLIVLAVIPYYRLYNKNFVGV